From Ardenticatenales bacterium:
TGCCGTTTTGCCTGATGCGGTGGAGACGAGGGTTGTGCCGGCATTTGCCGGCATCCCCCAAACCGCCCCCGACACCGCTCCCGCGCCCCCCTTTGCCCCCTACACCCTCGCCCCCATCAACCGCGCCCACGCCCCCATCGACTACCCCTTCACCTTCGACACCCTGCTGGACCCCGGCCTCCTCACCCGCCTCAACCCCTCACAGCAACTCCTCCTCAGCCGCAACGGATTCGTCGTCCTGCCCGTCCCCTGGCCCCAACTCTACCAGGTCTACCAGCGCGCCCGCGAAACCGGCGACCCCATTTTCATCTCCACCGACGCCGTCCTCGCCCTCACCGACACCCTGCTCACCGCCGCCTGGCAGCGCGCCGAACAGGGCACGCTCACCGACGACCTGTACGCGCTCAGCCAGGGCATGCAAGAGGCGGCGGCGCGGCAGCAGCAAGACGCCGTCTCGCCCGTGCGGGAAGCCGCGCGGCAAAACCTGGCCTTTTTCACCATTGCCGGGCGCTTACTCGACGTCGATTTTCCCGTGCCGGAAGCGGTTGCGGAGATAGTCGCCGACGAGTTGATTTTGCTCGATCGTGGCGGCATCTTCGTCTCGCCCCTGTTGGGAGAACCCCACGACTACAGCCGCTATCGGCCATTCGGCCATTACGCCGCCGATCTCCGCCTCTCTGGCACCTTCCGCGCCACGACCTGGTATCAACAGGTTGCCTTCGACCTGGATCAGCCAGACCTGGAGCGACTGCGGCAACAGGCGCGCCAACTCCTACTGCTGGGGCGCGGCCTGCAAACCAGCCAGAACTGGACCCGCTGGCAGCGTGTGGTCGCCGCGCAGGCCTATTTCATGGGCGCCCAGCCCGCCGACCTGACCCTGCCACAACTGGCGGCGGCGGCGCAGGCTGTTTATGGGGGTTGGCCGTTGCCGGTGGAACTGGCGGACACGGCCCGCCTGGACAACTTCATCGCCACAGTGCGGGCGCAATCTTCCCCTGGCGCAGTTGTGCGCTGGTTGCCGCGCCCGCGTCCGTTGGCCGACGCCCTCTTGCCCGATCTCCTCTTCAACCGCGTCGGCGGCTACGAAGGCCCCCAGGACGTGGCCCCATTTACGGGCGTGGTCACGCCCATTGGCGTGGTGCGCGGCCGTCCGCATGGCCTGGACCTGGCGGCGCTCTCTGGCTCGGCGGCGGCATGGACGGTGCTGGAGAGCGGCGGCGACACGCAGTACCAGGGATTTGCCGCCCAGTTTGCCGCGCTGCAAGCACGGATAGACGCCTGGGACGCGGCGACATGGACGGAGACGTTGGATGGTGCGTGGCTTTATAGTTTGCTGCCGCTGCTCTCGCCCCCGGCGGCGGATGCGCCTTCCTTTATGCGCGCGCCCGCCTGGATGGATAAGCAGTTGATGTCCTGGATGGGGGGTTGGGTGCTGGCGCAGGCTGACCTGGCGTGGCAGCCATCATCCCCGCTGACGCCGACGCTGCCGCTGGTTGCCGGCAATGTGGAGTGGGGGTATGTGGAGCCAGTGCCGGCATTTTACGCCCACCTCGCCGCCCTCACCCAACAGGTCCGCGATGGCCTGGCGCAGCGGGATTTGCTCGACGCGGAAATGGGCAAAAAACTGGCGCAATTAGCCGAATTGTTGCATAAATGCCAGCAGATCACCGCCAAAGAACTGGCCGGCGTGGAGAACCTTAGCCCGGAGGAACAGTCCCTGATGCAAACCTTTGGCGACGACTGGCAGCGCCTCGTCACTTTCACGGATGGCCTCGCCGCCTCGTTGCCGCCCACCCTCGTTGACGCCTACACCGACCCCAACACAGGCCAGGCGCTCCAGGTCGGCGTGGGAGAAGCGTGGCAAATCTACGTGATTGTGCCCATTGACGGGCAGCCCGTGCTGGCCGTGGGCGGCGTCTTCAGCGGCTACCAGTTTGGCGGCGCGGCAGACCAACGCCTTCCCCGCGCCGACTGGCCCACCCTCACCCCGCGCCCCCAACCCGCCCCCTGGATGCGCTCCTACCTGGCGCCATGAGGGAGTGGCGAGGGGCAAGGGGCGAGTGGCGAGGGGCAAGGGGCCGCTAACCACCAACTGCCAACTACCAACTATCAACTATGATCACCAGCCATCGTAACACATTGGTCAAACGGATAAAACGACTGCGGCAGCGTAAGTACCGGCAGCAGGAGCAGGCTTTTTTTGTGGAGGGGCC
This genomic window contains:
- a CDS encoding DUF3160 domain-containing protein produces the protein MISIWFAVRRRWWLLGLLPLLACAFPTLAPTPTPAVLPDAVETRVVPAFAGIPQTAPDTAPAPPFAPYTLAPINRAHAPIDYPFTFDTLLDPGLLTRLNPSQQLLLSRNGFVVLPVPWPQLYQVYQRARETGDPIFISTDAVLALTDTLLTAAWQRAEQGTLTDDLYALSQGMQEAAARQQQDAVSPVREAARQNLAFFTIAGRLLDVDFPVPEAVAEIVADELILLDRGGIFVSPLLGEPHDYSRYRPFGHYAADLRLSGTFRATTWYQQVAFDLDQPDLERLRQQARQLLLLGRGLQTSQNWTRWQRVVAAQAYFMGAQPADLTLPQLAAAAQAVYGGWPLPVELADTARLDNFIATVRAQSSPGAVVRWLPRPRPLADALLPDLLFNRVGGYEGPQDVAPFTGVVTPIGVVRGRPHGLDLAALSGSAAAWTVLESGGDTQYQGFAAQFAALQARIDAWDAATWTETLDGAWLYSLLPLLSPPAADAPSFMRAPAWMDKQLMSWMGGWVLAQADLAWQPSSPLTPTLPLVAGNVEWGYVEPVPAFYAHLAALTQQVRDGLAQRDLLDAEMGKKLAQLAELLHKCQQITAKELAGVENLSPEEQSLMQTFGDDWQRLVTFTDGLAASLPPTLVDAYTDPNTGQALQVGVGEAWQIYVIVPIDGQPVLAVGGVFSGYQFGGAADQRLPRADWPTLTPRPQPAPWMRSYLAP